A genomic segment from Nicotiana sylvestris chromosome 1, ASM39365v2, whole genome shotgun sequence encodes:
- the LOC104213049 gene encoding flavanone 3-dioxygenase 3-like: MVGKMRDSSASPNGSFTTAMTLNEEGLTYVPKRYILPPSLRPERTLCDTCLPVVDLSFLRHPLLRPQIIQEVHLACKELGFFQVVNHGIPLSVMKDAIDAASEFFDLPTEEKKHLLSSNVHEPIRYGTSLNHVKDKVHFWRDFLKHYANPISTWIDLWPSNPTCYKEKMGNYTKAAQKLQEELMEVIFESLGLNPSYLHEDIAEGSQVMAVNCYPACPEPDLTLGLPPHTDYGMLSIILQNYQGLQIMDRDEKWHAVPVIEGALVVQLGDHMEVLSNGRYKSVLHRAAVNSEKKRISIASLHSLALGKTVRPAPDLVNEQHILSYKEGSFSDFLDFISQKNIIEGKYIDKLKINS, from the exons ATGGTGGGAAAAATGAGAGATAGCTCAGCTTCACCAAATGGTTCCTTTACTACTGCCATGACACTAAATGAAGAGGGGCTAACCTATGTTCCCAAGCGTTACATTCTTCCCCCATCCTTACGCCCCGAGCGTACCCTGTGTGACACATGCTTGCCCGTTGTAGATCTCTCCTTTCTGCGACACCCTCTTCTTCGGCCTCAGATAATCCAGGAAGTACACCTGGCTTGCAAGGAACTAGGTTTCTTCCAG GTAGTTAACCATGGAATCCCACTGTCAGTCATGAAAGATGCCATAGATGCTGCAAGCGAATTCTTCGATTTACCAACTGAAGAGAAAAAGCATCTCTTGTCTTCAAATGTTCATGAACCCATAAGATATGGTACTAGTCTAAATCATGTCAAAGACAAAGTACACTTTTGGAGAGACTTCCTCAAGCACTACGCTAATCCAATCTCAACTTGGATTGACTTGTGGCCATCAAATCCCACATGTTACAA GGAGAAAATGGGAAATTACACAAAGGCAGCACAAAAGTTGCAAGAAGAACTCATGGAAGTGATATTTGAGAGCTTAGGACTAAACCCTAGTTACTTACATGAAGACATTGCAGAAGGCTCTCAGGTCATGGCCGTTAATTGCTATCCAGCATGTCCTGAGCCAGATCTTACACTAGGATTGCCACCACACACAGATTATGGTATGCTATCCATCATTCTTCAAAATTACCAGGGCTTACAAATCATGGACCGAGATGAAAAGTGGCATGCAGTTCCAGTCATTGAAGGAGCTCTCGTTGTTCAGCTGGGAGATCACATGGAAGTATTGAGCAATGGCAGATACAAAAGTGTTCTCCACCGAGCAGCAGTTAACTCAGAAAAAAAGCGCATTTCAATTGCCAGCCTTCATAGTCTAGCTTTAGGTAAAACAGTTAGACCTGCACCAGACCTTGTCAACGAACAACATATCTTGTCCTACAAAGAAGGAAGCTTCAGTGATTTCCTTGACTTCATTTCTCAAAAAAATATCATCGAAGGAAAGTACATAGAcaaactaaaaataaactcaTGA